A region from the uncultured Draconibacterium sp. genome encodes:
- the sufB gene encoding Fe-S cluster assembly protein SufB, which yields MEEQDKILNDVTQGEYKYGFVTDIETEIIEKGLNEDVIRLISAKKEEPEFMLKFRLDAFQKWQKMKMPNWAYLKIPPIDFQAISYYAAPKKGPKYESLDEVDPELLETFEKLGIPLEEQKQLAGVAVDAVIDSVSVKTTFKETLAEKGIIFCSFSEAVKDHPDLVKKYLGQAVPVADNYFAALNSAVFSDGSFCYIPKGVRCPMELSTYFRINAANTGQFERTLIVADDDSYVSYLEGCTAPMRDENQLHAAVVEIITLDRAEVKYSTVQNWYPGDKNGKGGIYNFVTKRGVCRGESSKISWTQVETGSAITWKYPSCILMGDNSVGEFNSVAVTNNHQQADTGSKMIHIGRNTKSTIISKGISAGKSENSYRGLVKIMPKAKNSRNFSQCDSLLLNDTCGAHTFPYIEVGNKSSVVEHEATTSKIGEDQIFYCNQRGIDTEKAIGMIVNGYAKEVLNKLPMEFAVEAQKLLQISLEGSVG from the coding sequence ATGGAAGAACAAGATAAAATATTGAATGACGTAACGCAAGGCGAATACAAATATGGTTTTGTAACTGATATTGAAACCGAGATTATTGAAAAAGGCCTTAACGAAGACGTAATTCGTTTGATATCTGCCAAAAAAGAAGAACCTGAATTTATGTTAAAATTCAGGCTAGACGCTTTTCAGAAGTGGCAGAAAATGAAGATGCCAAACTGGGCTTATTTAAAAATTCCGCCTATCGATTTCCAGGCAATAAGTTATTATGCAGCACCTAAAAAAGGGCCAAAGTATGAAAGCCTGGATGAAGTTGACCCGGAATTACTGGAAACTTTTGAGAAGCTTGGTATTCCGCTTGAAGAGCAAAAGCAGTTGGCAGGTGTTGCCGTTGATGCGGTAATTGATTCGGTTTCGGTTAAAACAACCTTTAAAGAAACGCTGGCAGAAAAAGGCATTATTTTCTGTTCGTTTTCCGAGGCCGTAAAAGACCACCCTGATTTGGTAAAAAAATACCTCGGACAAGCGGTACCTGTAGCCGACAATTACTTTGCCGCACTTAATTCTGCCGTATTTAGCGATGGGTCGTTTTGCTACATCCCTAAAGGTGTTCGCTGCCCCATGGAACTATCAACTTATTTCAGGATTAACGCAGCCAACACCGGACAGTTTGAGCGTACACTAATTGTGGCCGACGACGACAGCTATGTGAGTTACCTTGAAGGTTGTACTGCACCAATGCGCGACGAAAACCAGCTGCACGCCGCAGTTGTTGAAATTATTACTCTCGACCGCGCAGAGGTAAAATATTCAACGGTTCAGAACTGGTATCCGGGAGATAAAAACGGCAAAGGTGGTATTTACAACTTTGTTACCAAGCGTGGTGTTTGCCGCGGCGAGTCGTCGAAAATAAGTTGGACACAGGTAGAAACAGGTTCGGCAATTACCTGGAAATACCCCAGCTGCATCCTTATGGGCGACAATTCGGTTGGAGAGTTTAACTCGGTGGCAGTTACCAACAATCATCAACAAGCCGATACCGGCTCTAAAATGATTCACATTGGCCGCAATACCAAGTCTACCATTATTTCAAAAGGTATTTCAGCCGGGAAAAGTGAAAATTCATACCGCGGATTGGTAAAGATTATGCCTAAAGCGAAAAACTCACGTAACTTTTCGCAATGCGATTCGCTACTGCTGAATGACACCTGCGGAGCGCACACATTCCCGTACATCGAAGTAGGCAATAAATCGTCGGTTGTGGAGCACGAAGCCACCACATCGAAAATTGGTGAAGACCAGATTTTTTACTGCAACCAACGTGGTATTGATACAGAAAAAGCAATCGGGATGATTGTTAACGGTTATGCCAAGGAGGTACTGAATAAGCTACCTATGGAATTTGCCGTTGAAGCTCAGAAATTGCTTCAGATCAGCCTTGAAGGCAGTGTTGGATAG
- the sufC gene encoding Fe-S cluster assembly ATPase SufC produces MLKIKDLYASVEGMEILKGINLEVKPGEVHAIMGPNGSGKSTLANVLAGKEEYEITHGEVLFEGEDLLDRAPEDRAKDGIFLSFQYPVEIPGVPMVNFLKTSVNEHRKHKGLKELTAGEFLKLMREKMDLVDMHTKLTNRSVNEGFSGGEKKKNEIFQMALLEPRLAILDETDSGLDIDALKTVAHGVNALKSPETAAIVVTHYQRLLDYIVPDFVHILYQGKIVKTAGKELALELEEKGYDWIKSENGN; encoded by the coding sequence ATGTTAAAGATTAAAGACTTATATGCTTCCGTAGAAGGGATGGAAATCCTGAAAGGAATCAACCTGGAGGTGAAACCCGGCGAGGTGCATGCCATTATGGGGCCTAACGGTTCAGGAAAAAGTACACTTGCCAATGTGCTTGCCGGAAAAGAAGAATATGAAATTACCCATGGCGAAGTGCTGTTTGAAGGGGAAGACCTGCTCGATAGGGCACCGGAAGACCGTGCCAAAGACGGGATTTTCCTTAGCTTTCAGTACCCGGTTGAAATACCCGGTGTACCCATGGTAAATTTTCTGAAAACTTCGGTTAACGAACACCGCAAACACAAAGGGCTAAAGGAACTTACTGCAGGTGAATTCCTGAAACTTATGCGCGAAAAGATGGACCTGGTGGATATGCACACCAAATTAACCAATCGTTCGGTAAATGAAGGTTTTTCAGGCGGAGAAAAAAAGAAAAATGAAATCTTTCAGATGGCTCTGCTGGAACCCAGACTGGCTATTCTTGACGAAACAGACTCGGGACTTGATATTGATGCGCTAAAAACTGTAGCACACGGTGTAAATGCCTTAAAATCGCCCGAAACAGCAGCCATTGTTGTCACCCACTACCAACGTTTACTAGACTATATTGTCCCTGATTTTGTTCATATTCTTTATCAGGGCAAAATTGTAAAAACAGCCGGAAAAGAGCTGGCACTGGAGCTGGAAGAAAAAGGCTACGACTGGATTAAATCAGAAAACGGAAATTAA
- the lpxA gene encoding acyl-ACP--UDP-N-acetylglucosamine O-acyltransferase: MKQPLAYVHPDAKVADNVVIEPFVSIDHDVEIGEGTRIGSGVTILPGTRIGKNCNIFPGAVIGAVPQDLKFKGEYSTVEIGNNNTIREFVTINRGTAAKGKTVLGDNNLLMAYVHVAHDCKVGSNIILVNNVQLAGEVQVDDWAILGGMSAVHQFVRIGTHVMISGGSLVRKDVPPFIKAGREPLSYVGINSIGLRRRQYNNEKIREVQDIYRYIYQKGLNTAQAVEIIEAEMPATPERDEVLLFVKDSKRGIIRGYFPD, encoded by the coding sequence ATGAAACAACCACTAGCTTATGTCCATCCCGATGCAAAAGTTGCAGATAATGTAGTTATCGAGCCTTTTGTTTCCATCGACCATGATGTTGAAATCGGTGAAGGGACAAGAATTGGTTCTGGTGTAACCATTTTACCGGGAACCAGGATTGGTAAAAACTGTAATATTTTTCCGGGGGCTGTTATTGGAGCCGTTCCGCAGGATTTAAAATTCAAAGGCGAATATTCAACAGTTGAAATTGGCAACAATAATACAATTCGCGAATTTGTAACCATAAACAGAGGTACAGCTGCAAAAGGTAAAACAGTACTTGGCGACAACAATTTGTTGATGGCCTACGTACACGTGGCTCACGATTGTAAAGTGGGAAGCAACATTATTCTGGTAAACAACGTTCAGTTGGCCGGAGAAGTTCAGGTTGACGACTGGGCCATTCTTGGTGGCATGTCGGCAGTTCACCAGTTTGTTCGTATTGGAACACACGTAATGATTTCGGGCGGATCGCTTGTTCGCAAGGATGTTCCACCGTTTATTAAAGCAGGCCGCGAACCACTTTCGTATGTAGGTATTAACTCTATTGGCCTACGTAGGAGACAGTACAATAACGAAAAAATACGCGAAGTACAAGATATCTACCGTTATATTTACCAAAAAGGACTAAATACTGCCCAGGCTGTTGAAATTATTGAAGCAGAAATGCCGGCAACACCTGAACGCGATGAAGTATTGCTTTTTGTAAAAGACTCGAAACGTGGAATTATTCGAGGATATTTCCCCGATTAA
- the thiL gene encoding thiamine-phosphate kinase, translated as MNKEIKRTNISELGEFGLIDRLTKDIRIINDSTVLGVGDDAAVLNYKDKQVVVSTDLLTEGVHFNLMYVPLKHLGYKAVVVNLSDIYAMNATPKQITVSVAVSNKFSVEALEELYAGVKLACQKYNVDLIGGDTTGSLTGLTISITAVGEAEKENIVTRSGAGANDLLCVSGDLGGAYMGLQLLERENEVFKVNEKMQPKLDGYDYILERQLKPEARVDVIAAFKKIGIKPTSMIDISDGLSSEIMHLCTKSGVGCSLFEDKVPMDLQTKQMAEELNINPLVAALNGGEDYELLFTLSLDDYEKIKNDPDFTIIGHMTEAGEGINLQTTGGSSIPLEAQGWNHGK; from the coding sequence ATGAATAAAGAAATCAAAAGAACAAATATTTCGGAGTTGGGTGAATTTGGCCTGATTGACCGATTGACAAAAGACATTCGGATAATAAACGATAGTACTGTTTTGGGCGTTGGTGACGATGCCGCCGTGTTAAATTACAAGGACAAACAGGTTGTTGTTTCAACTGATTTGTTGACAGAAGGAGTACATTTTAACCTTATGTATGTGCCCTTGAAACATTTGGGTTATAAAGCCGTGGTTGTGAACTTATCGGATATTTATGCGATGAATGCAACTCCGAAACAAATTACGGTAAGCGTCGCGGTTTCCAATAAATTTTCGGTTGAAGCTTTAGAGGAGTTATATGCCGGAGTTAAGCTTGCCTGCCAAAAGTATAATGTTGATTTGATTGGAGGCGACACAACTGGTTCGCTTACCGGATTAACAATAAGTATAACCGCTGTTGGCGAAGCTGAAAAAGAAAATATTGTAACAAGAAGTGGTGCCGGGGCAAACGATTTGCTATGTGTTTCGGGTGATTTGGGCGGGGCCTACATGGGGCTGCAATTGCTGGAGAGAGAAAACGAGGTGTTTAAAGTGAATGAAAAGATGCAACCCAAACTTGATGGTTACGATTATATTTTGGAGCGACAGCTAAAACCGGAAGCCAGGGTTGATGTTATTGCTGCTTTTAAAAAAATCGGAATTAAACCCACATCCATGATTGATATTTCAGATGGTTTGTCGTCGGAAATTATGCACTTGTGCACCAAGTCGGGCGTTGGGTGCAGTTTGTTTGAAGACAAAGTACCAATGGATTTACAGACTAAACAAATGGCTGAAGAGTTAAATATTAATCCGTTGGTAGCAGCCCTGAATGGGGGCGAAGATTACGAGTTGTTGTTTACACTCTCGCTTGATGATTATGAAAAGATTAAAAATGATCCTGATTTTACCATTATTGGTCATATGACTGAGGCTGGAGAAGGCATTAACCTGCAAACAACAGGAGGTTCGTCTATCCCCCTGGAGGCCCAGGGGTGGAATCATGGGAAATAG
- the sufD gene encoding Fe-S cluster assembly protein SufD, with the protein MSVLVDKADLSLKYTAHYNEVKDELFKNSSDILNAQRNKAFQNFVLQGIPTRKNENYKYTNLNPAFLPDFKFIHTKEEKKANLGEVFRCDVPQLNTNLAMVFNGWFYKNETEKGNLPDGVILDSLESISKEKPELLEKYASLAKVEEDPMVALNTAFAKDGFFLYVPKNVIVESPIQIINLLQDEKATFATQRNFILVEDGAKVQVLLCDHTLNLNQYLSNSVTEIFAGNNADVEFYMLQNQHNKATSIHSVFIDQQRDSRVTSHTASLHGGLIRNNLKFMLNGENAEANMFGMAFMDKNQHVDNFTQVIHASPHCESNQVYKNVLDEKSSGAFSGRIHVVRDAQKTNAFQRNNNLLLTDEANMQTKPQLIIDADDVKCSHGATVGQIDEEALFYLRARGIDEDKARLMMMNAFAHEVVKEIKLEPLRDRIDELVDKRLKGEVARCHDCAYQCDC; encoded by the coding sequence ATGAGCGTTTTAGTTGACAAAGCAGATTTATCGCTAAAATATACCGCACACTACAACGAAGTAAAGGACGAGCTTTTCAAAAACTCCTCCGACATTCTGAACGCACAAAGAAATAAAGCGTTCCAGAATTTTGTACTGCAGGGTATACCAACGCGAAAAAACGAAAACTATAAATACACCAACCTCAACCCGGCTTTTCTTCCCGACTTTAAATTTATTCATACCAAAGAAGAGAAAAAAGCTAACCTGGGTGAAGTTTTTCGTTGCGATGTACCGCAACTAAATACCAACCTGGCCATGGTTTTTAATGGTTGGTTTTATAAAAACGAAACTGAAAAAGGGAATTTACCCGACGGTGTCATTCTGGACAGTCTCGAAAGTATTTCAAAAGAAAAGCCGGAGTTGTTAGAGAAATATGCCAGCCTGGCAAAAGTGGAAGAAGACCCAATGGTGGCTTTAAACACAGCTTTTGCCAAGGATGGTTTTTTTCTTTACGTACCAAAAAATGTTATTGTTGAAAGTCCGATTCAGATTATAAACCTGCTGCAGGACGAGAAGGCTACTTTTGCGACCCAACGTAACTTTATTTTGGTGGAAGACGGAGCTAAAGTGCAGGTATTGTTGTGCGACCATACACTGAATCTGAACCAGTACCTGAGCAACTCGGTAACTGAAATTTTTGCAGGCAACAATGCTGATGTTGAGTTTTATATGTTACAAAACCAACACAATAAAGCAACAAGCATTCACTCGGTTTTTATTGATCAGCAGCGCGATTCGCGTGTTACTTCGCATACCGCCTCGCTGCACGGCGGATTAATCCGTAACAACCTGAAATTTATGCTCAACGGCGAAAATGCCGAAGCCAATATGTTTGGCATGGCCTTTATGGATAAAAACCAACATGTTGATAATTTCACACAGGTAATTCATGCCTCGCCACACTGCGAGAGCAACCAGGTATATAAAAATGTACTTGATGAAAAATCATCAGGGGCATTTTCAGGGAGAATACACGTGGTGCGCGATGCCCAAAAAACTAATGCTTTCCAGCGTAACAATAACCTGTTACTTACTGACGAGGCCAACATGCAGACAAAACCACAGCTGATTATTGATGCCGACGATGTAAAATGCAGCCATGGGGCTACTGTTGGGCAAATTGATGAAGAAGCGTTGTTTTATCTGCGTGCCCGCGGTATTGATGAAGATAAAGCACGTTTGATGATGATGAATGCCTTTGCGCACGAAGTGGTAAAAGAAATTAAACTTGAACCACTGCGCGACCGGATTGACGAACTGGTTGACAAACGCCTGAAAGGTGAAGTTGCCCGTTGTCACGATTGCGCTTACCAGTGCGATTGCTAA